The following proteins come from a genomic window of Lytechinus pictus isolate F3 Inbred chromosome 1, Lp3.0, whole genome shotgun sequence:
- the LOC129275372 gene encoding sushi, von Willebrand factor type A, EGF and pentraxin domain-containing protein 1-like, which produces MKTTSIIVLILCIAFLKDADAARRRRRRRRSDPPPPPSPSPNTPPRFNNCPQTLPVQYTTTATAVVIWVEPTCTDYESSCTVSRSGHPPGHSFGEGTHSIAYTAIDTGGLSTSCAVSFTVSVIRCSSATSPQHCSVSCSTSNSVGSVCTYQCATGLTLSGSSQRVCQEVSGNAAQWTGTQPTCTDDYAPTVTRCPSSFVANRTEHWGVEVTFTEPTATDNFDQTLQTWTVPADLTSPYIFTADTACEYHFQDDAGNSVACTFDVEIHDTVVPEFLTCPSSQNLRSSTDMTLVTWDEPACREIPGDEVRLVCNFGSNSVILPWGNNHVIYNATNMKNGLSEICDFYVNIEPMPCMKLRSPSHGAMSCDTWAYGRYCSMSCNENYDIPPPSPFQPVADVFTCGSSGQWSPTFYVPDCSQLRDPTKINLPTDLLYYSGHCGSPDALTDIAQSFIETIEKSIHSGICKTNGDCTVDNVAITCGFPTRRRRKRALVRTLRSSATGLSVDNNDHADSTTYDIEGRLGEGLQEIRISMNLGVGVGLSKADSASVKEAQEKLENLAREVLDIAVSGNNEIFNILGASHDDTEDSATEAYLFMNDHYIDCPDGYVAGRNNTTCVACTTGHYYDTKSMACHQCGYGFYQDEYGQVTCKSCDLGQSTRNKGSPSKTDCEDQCEAGQFSTSGLYPCIQCPLNTFQPLNGQTMCFECPDVKKTWNRGASDVDQCLHI; this is translated from the exons ATGAAGACGACCTCGATTATCGTTTTGATTTTATGTATTGCCTTTCTTAAAGACGCAG ATGCAGCGCGTCGTCGTCGACGTCGTAGAAGATCGGATCCTCCTCCACCACCTTCTCCATCTCCAA ATACTCCTCCTAGATTTAACAACTGCCCGCAAACTCTCCCTGTTCAGTACACCACAACTGCTACTGCTGTCGTCATCTGGGTTGAACCAACGTGTACCGACTACGAATCATCGTGTACTGTTAG TCGAAGTGGCCATCCTCCGGGGCATTCTTTCGGTGAAGGTACACATAGCATCGCATACACTGCCATAGACACTGGTGGACTATCTACATCCTGTGCCGTTTCTTTTACTGTTAGCG tgATCCGCTGTAGTAGTGCCACATCTCCCCAACACTGTTCGGTGAGCTGTTCAACGTCCAACTCGGTAGGGTCAGTCTGTACCTACCAATGTGCCACAGGACTTACTCTATCGGGCTCATCTCAACGTGTTTGTCAAGAGGTTAGCGGGAATGCAGCACAATGGACTGGCACTCAACCAACGTGTACAG ATGATTACGCACCAACGGTGACGCGCTGTCCATCTTCATTTGTCGCCAATCGGACTGAGCACTGGGGTGTAGAAGTCACATTTACAGAACCAACTGCCACAGACAACTTCGACCAGACGCTACAGACATGGACAGTTCCTGCGGACCTCACATCTCCTTACATCTTCACTGCTGATACTGCTTGCGAGTATCACTTCCAGGATGACGCCGGAAATTCTGTTGCGTGTACTTTTGATGTCGAGATACACG ATACGGTCGTGCCAGAATTTTTGACCTGTCCATCCAGCCAAAATCTGCGATCAAGCACGGATATGACCTTGGTGACTTGGGATGAACCAGCGTGTAGGGAAATCCCCGGTGATGAGGTGCGACTTGTTTGTAACTTTGGTAGTAACAGCGTCATATTACCATGGGGAAATAATCACGTGATCTACAACGCAACGAACATGAAAAATGGACTCAGTGAGATTTGCGACTTTTATGTCAATATCGAAC CGATGCCATGCATGAAGTTACGTTCGCCGTCACACGGCGCCATGTCTTGTGATACCTGGGCCTATGGTCGATACTGTAGTATGTCCTgcaatgaaaattatgacatccCTCCTCCTAGCCCGTTCCAACCCGTTGCCGATGTGTTCACATGCGGCTCATCTGGACAGTGGAGTCCTACTTTCTATGTGCCTGACTGTTCAC AATTACGAGACCCGACCAAGATCAACCTTCCAACAGATCTGCTCTACTACAGTGGCCACTGCGGTAGTCCAGATGCATTGACTGATATTGCACAGTCTTTCATAGAGACAATCGAGAAATCCATCCACAGCGGTATCTGCAAAACCAACGGAGACTGTACTGTCGACAATGTCGCAATAACATGTGGCTTCCCGACCCGTCGTAGAAGAAAACGTGCCCTGGTCAGAACTCTAAGATCCAGTGCTACAGGGTTGTCTGTTGATAACAACGATCATGCCGATAGTACTACTTATGACATCGAGGGAAGACTTGGCGAAGGGCTGCAGGAGATTCGCATTTCGATGAACCTAGGAGTTGGTGTCGGCCTTTCTAAAGCAGACTCCGCGTCCGTGAAGGAGGCACAGGAGAAGCTTGAGAATCTGGCCAGAGAAGTGTTGGACATTGCAGTATCCGGAAATAACGAGATTTTCAATATCTTGGGGGCATCTCATGATGATACTGAAGATTCCGCAACCGAAGCCTACCTTTTCATGAATGATCACTATATAGATTGTCCTGATGGTTACGTCGCTGGTCGCAACAACACCACATGTG TCGCTTGTACAACTGGTCACTACTATGATACCAAATCCATGGCATGTCACCAATGTGGATATGGATTCTATCAAGACGAGTATGGTCAGGTGACATGCAAGTCCTGTGACCTTGGTCAGTCTACTCGAAACAAGGGCAGTCCCAGCAAGACTGATTGTGAAG ATCAATGCGAAGCGGGTCAATTTTCAACATCAGGGTTATACCCTTGTATCCAATGCCCATTAAACACGTTTCAGCCGCTGAATGGTCAGACGATGTGCTTCGAATGCCCGGATGTAAAGAAGACGTGGAATAGAGGAGCTTCTGATGTAGACCAATGTCTTCACATCTAA